The bacterium genome includes the window CGGATGGAAGACCGTGCCGCAGATTTTCATCGGGGATGAGATGATCGGTGGCTTCGACGAGTTGGCCGTATTGGACCGGGAAGGAAAATTGGATAGTCTTTTGAGGGATTAGGGGCGGATGCCGCAACGTATATAGCCGAGCTTGAGATCCCTCCGCCCTGGGCGGGCGCCGCTCGCTCTGGCCCCGCCCTCCGGCCTGTCGGTCCCGGACCCGCCTTCATCGGAGCACGTACCCACGGAGGAATCCGCCAGGGTGTAACCGTCACCCGACGGTCCCGGGCTAGGCATCTGATTCGGAATGGGAACCCCTGTTAGGTTAAAACCGCGCCTTTCAACAGCCGGCAATAGCTTGCCAAAATTAAGAAGGGCCTGCTGAGCCTCCGGATCGGCATCTCGGCCCGGACCGAAGGAATGCCCCATGTAGAAAAAGGAGGGCCTCTCGGCGGGCGCCTCGCCCGTCGGAACGCCGGACGTGGCGGCGACCGGCGCAGTCGGAACGGGCGCTTCGGGTGTGGAGACTCCCAACAAGCCGCGATCGACGCCCGGGAAGCGCCGGGTCAAGAG containing:
- a CDS encoding glutaredoxin, with protein sequence GWKTVPQIFIGDEMIGGFDELAVLDREGKLDSLLRD